From Microbacterium sp. LWH11-1.2, one genomic window encodes:
- a CDS encoding AAA family ATPase, with protein sequence MSNPQAGPQNQDQQSALEQFGINLTDRARQGKLDPVIGRDGEIRRVSQVLTRRTKNNPVLIGEPGVGKTAVVEGLAQRIVAGDVAESLKDKELITLDISALVAGAMYRGQFEERLKQVLKEITESEGKVITFIDELHVLMGAGGGEGSVAASNMLKPMLARGELRLIGATTLNEYREFIEKDAALERRFQQVYVGEPTVEDTIAILRGLKGRYEAHHGVTIADSALVAAAALSNRYLPSRQLPDKAIDLIDEAMSRLKMEIDSSPVEIDQLKRQVDRMKLEELALKKEKDAASKERLGTLREQLAGLEKELAALEERWARERQGLNRVGDLKKQLDDAVTQRDLAMREADYTRASKLEYETIKRLERDIAEAEQAEAATSSEGRMVNEQVTDEDIAGVIAAWTGIPVGKLLQGESERLLHLESELGKRLIGQKEAVKAVSDAVRRSRAGISDPGRPTGSFLFLGPTGVGKTELAKALAEFLFDDEHAMVRIDMSEYGEKHSVSRLVGAPPGYVGYEQGGQLTEAVRRRPYSVILLDEVEKAHPEVFDVLLQVLDDGRLTDGQGRTVDFSNVILILTSNLGSPILIDPVLPPDEKREQVMALVRQAFRPEFLNRLDDIVMFAALTEDDLAQIVELSVDQLHDRLHDRRLTLAVTPDARSWLAERGYDPMFGARPLRRLIQSEVQNKLATALLSGGVRDGDTVRVDVAADGSGLVLTAQSPTEGDPRTS encoded by the coding sequence GTGTCCAACCCCCAGGCCGGCCCGCAGAATCAGGACCAGCAGTCTGCTCTCGAGCAGTTCGGCATCAACCTCACCGACCGCGCCCGCCAGGGCAAGCTCGACCCCGTGATCGGGCGGGACGGTGAGATCCGCCGCGTCAGCCAGGTGCTGACCCGACGCACCAAGAACAACCCGGTGCTGATCGGTGAGCCCGGCGTCGGCAAGACCGCCGTCGTCGAGGGTCTCGCACAGCGGATCGTGGCGGGCGACGTCGCCGAGTCTCTGAAGGACAAGGAGCTGATCACCCTCGACATCTCCGCCCTCGTGGCCGGCGCCATGTACCGCGGCCAGTTCGAGGAGCGGCTGAAGCAGGTCCTCAAGGAGATCACCGAGTCCGAGGGCAAGGTCATCACGTTCATCGACGAGCTGCATGTACTCATGGGTGCCGGCGGCGGCGAGGGGTCGGTCGCGGCATCCAACATGCTCAAGCCGATGCTGGCCCGAGGAGAGCTGCGCCTGATCGGCGCGACGACGCTCAACGAGTACCGCGAGTTCATCGAGAAGGATGCCGCGCTCGAGCGGCGCTTCCAGCAGGTCTATGTGGGCGAGCCCACGGTCGAAGACACCATCGCGATCCTCCGCGGGCTCAAGGGTCGGTACGAGGCGCACCACGGAGTCACCATCGCCGACAGTGCTCTCGTAGCGGCCGCCGCGCTGTCGAACCGCTACCTCCCCTCCCGCCAGCTGCCCGACAAGGCCATCGACCTCATCGACGAGGCCATGTCCCGGCTGAAGATGGAGATCGACTCCTCGCCGGTCGAGATCGACCAGCTGAAGCGCCAGGTCGACCGCATGAAGCTCGAGGAACTCGCGCTCAAGAAGGAGAAGGACGCCGCGTCCAAGGAGCGGCTGGGCACGCTCCGCGAGCAGCTCGCCGGGCTCGAGAAGGAGCTCGCCGCGCTCGAGGAGCGCTGGGCGCGTGAGCGTCAGGGCCTCAACCGTGTCGGCGACCTGAAGAAGCAGCTCGACGACGCCGTCACGCAGCGCGATCTCGCCATGCGTGAGGCCGACTACACGCGCGCTTCCAAGCTCGAGTACGAGACCATCAAGCGCCTGGAGCGCGACATCGCCGAGGCCGAGCAGGCGGAGGCCGCCACGTCGTCCGAGGGCCGCATGGTCAACGAGCAGGTCACCGATGAGGACATCGCCGGCGTGATCGCCGCGTGGACCGGCATCCCGGTCGGAAAGCTCCTGCAGGGCGAGTCCGAGCGACTGCTGCACCTCGAGAGCGAGCTCGGCAAGCGGCTGATCGGGCAGAAGGAGGCCGTGAAAGCGGTGTCGGATGCCGTGCGCCGCTCGCGCGCGGGCATCAGCGATCCCGGGCGCCCGACCGGCTCGTTCCTGTTCCTCGGCCCCACCGGTGTCGGCAAGACCGAGCTCGCGAAGGCGCTCGCGGAGTTCCTCTTCGACGACGAGCACGCCATGGTGCGCATCGACATGTCGGAGTACGGCGAGAAGCACTCGGTCTCCCGCCTCGTCGGCGCCCCTCCGGGGTACGTCGGCTACGAGCAGGGCGGTCAGCTCACCGAGGCCGTGCGTCGACGGCCCTACAGCGTGATCCTGCTCGACGAGGTCGAGAAGGCGCATCCCGAGGTGTTCGACGTGCTCCTGCAGGTGCTCGACGACGGACGCCTCACCGACGGCCAGGGCCGCACGGTCGACTTCTCGAACGTGATCCTGATCCTCACCTCGAACCTCGGCTCGCCGATCCTCATCGACCCCGTGCTCCCACCCGACGAGAAGCGCGAGCAGGTGATGGCGCTCGTGCGCCAGGCGTTCCGACCCGAGTTCCTGAACCGCCTCGACGACATCGTGATGTTCGCCGCGCTCACCGAAGACGACCTCGCGCAGATCGTCGAGCTCTCCGTCGACCAGCTGCACGACCGGCTCCACGACCGCCGGCTCACGCTCGCCGTCACCCCGGATGCACGCTCGTGGCTCGCCGAGCGCGGGTACGACCCGATGTTCGGTGCGCGGCCGCTGCGCCGCCTCATCCAGTCCGAGGTGCAGAACAAGCTGGCGACCGCCCTGCTGTCCGGCGGGGTGCGCGACGGCGACACCGTCCGAGTCGATGTCGCGGCTGACGGATCGGGCCTCGTGCTCACCGCTCAGAGCCCGACGGAAGGCGATCCGCGCACGTCCTAG
- a CDS encoding glycerate kinase, giving the protein MRILIASDKFKGSATGAEVAEALALGIREIIPDAEVDAVPVADGGEGTVEAALASGFEAVTAQVTGPTGQPVPARFAMRGTQAIIEMAAASGLDLLPGGAKAPLTATSRGTGDLIRAALDRGCTTIVLGVGGSANTDGGAGMLQALGVSLRTEEGDAPSGGAALAGLASVDVTGLDPRIAAATIVLASDVDNPLLGDRGASAVFAPQKGASADDVAALETGLSRFASLLEAQAGVRPSKDLPGAGAAGGVGYAALAVLGASREPGVDVIQRLTGLGERIAGADLVITGEGSLDDQSLGGKTPLGVAAAARAAGVPVVAVCGRSTLTAEEAADAGFVAVLPLSALEPDPAASMANATALLAQVGRRIATEIIPRSLAGSWSSMG; this is encoded by the coding sequence ATGCGCATCCTCATCGCCTCGGACAAGTTCAAGGGCTCCGCCACCGGGGCCGAGGTCGCGGAGGCGCTCGCCCTCGGCATCCGGGAGATCATCCCGGATGCCGAGGTCGACGCGGTGCCCGTCGCCGACGGCGGCGAGGGAACGGTCGAGGCCGCTCTCGCGAGCGGGTTCGAGGCGGTCACGGCGCAGGTGACCGGGCCGACCGGGCAGCCGGTGCCGGCCCGGTTCGCGATGCGCGGAACGCAGGCGATCATCGAGATGGCCGCGGCGAGCGGTCTCGACCTGCTGCCGGGGGGCGCGAAGGCCCCGCTCACGGCGACGAGCCGGGGGACCGGCGACCTCATCCGGGCGGCGCTGGATCGCGGATGCACGACGATCGTGCTCGGTGTGGGCGGAAGCGCCAACACCGACGGCGGTGCGGGGATGCTGCAGGCGCTGGGCGTCTCGCTCCGCACAGAGGAGGGCGATGCTCCTTCCGGCGGTGCGGCGCTCGCCGGCCTGGCCTCCGTCGACGTGACGGGTCTCGACCCGCGCATCGCCGCGGCGACGATCGTGCTCGCCAGCGACGTCGACAATCCTCTCCTGGGAGACCGGGGGGCGTCTGCGGTGTTCGCACCGCAGAAGGGGGCGAGCGCCGACGATGTCGCCGCCCTCGAGACGGGCCTCTCCCGCTTCGCCTCGCTGCTCGAGGCGCAGGCGGGGGTGCGCCCGTCGAAGGATCTTCCCGGTGCGGGAGCCGCCGGGGGAGTGGGCTACGCGGCCCTGGCGGTGCTCGGAGCGAGCCGAGAGCCGGGCGTCGACGTCATCCAGCGTCTGACCGGGCTCGGTGAGCGCATCGCCGGTGCCGACCTCGTCATCACGGGAGAGGGCAGCCTCGACGACCAGAGCCTCGGCGGCAAGACGCCGCTGGGTGTGGCGGCGGCCGCGCGCGCGGCGGGCGTTCCCGTCGTGGCGGTGTGCGGGCGTTCGACGCTGACCGCGGAGGAAGCCGCCGATGCCGGCTTCGTCGCGGTGCTGCCGCTCAGCGCGCTCGAGCCGGACCCTGCGGCGAGCATGGCGAACGCGACCGCGCTGCTCGCGCAGGTGGGCCGGCGGATCGCCACCGAGATCATCCCGCGATCCCTGGCGGGATCGTGGTCCAGTATGGGCTGA
- the allB gene encoding allantoinase AllB encodes MSQEQEMVDAGASLDPTGERYDLVIRGQRVLTSAGISPREVGVRDGRIVALQPLGNNLDGAEVIELADDETLIPGLVDTHVHVNEPGRTEWEGFASATRAAAAGGVTTIVDMPLNSIPATVDVEALNIKRDVAQGQTHVDVGFWGGAIPGNTAELRGLHDAGVFGFKCFLLHSGVDEFPPLDADEMGKDMRELATFDSVMIVHAEDSRAIDRAPSPEGDDYGKFLASRPRGAENLAIAEVIERARWTGARAHILHLSSSDALAMIRSAKHDGLRLTVETCPHYLTLTAEEIPLGATQFKCCPPIREAGNRELLWEGLEDGTIDFIVSDHSPSTLDLKDLDNGDFAVAWGGVASLQLGLSLIWTEARQRGLTLETVVSWMSERPAQFAGLTGKGRIAPGYDADFSVFAADDAYVVDVNKLHHKNPLTPYHGKALAGVVRKTWLHGEVIDFETPRGRLLRRGMTD; translated from the coding sequence ATGTCGCAGGAGCAGGAAATGGTGGATGCCGGAGCGTCGCTCGACCCGACGGGTGAGCGGTACGACCTCGTGATCCGAGGACAGCGGGTGCTGACGTCCGCGGGCATCAGCCCGCGGGAGGTCGGGGTGCGCGACGGCAGGATCGTCGCCCTGCAGCCGTTGGGCAACAACCTCGACGGCGCGGAGGTCATCGAGCTCGCCGACGACGAGACGCTCATCCCCGGGCTCGTCGACACCCACGTGCACGTGAACGAGCCGGGTCGCACGGAGTGGGAGGGGTTCGCCTCCGCCACACGTGCCGCCGCGGCAGGTGGTGTGACGACCATCGTCGACATGCCGCTGAACAGCATCCCGGCGACCGTCGATGTCGAGGCGCTGAACATCAAGCGCGACGTCGCGCAGGGCCAGACGCATGTCGACGTGGGCTTCTGGGGCGGGGCGATCCCCGGCAACACCGCGGAGCTGCGCGGTCTGCACGATGCCGGCGTCTTCGGCTTCAAGTGCTTCCTGCTGCACTCCGGAGTCGACGAGTTCCCGCCGCTCGACGCCGACGAGATGGGGAAGGACATGCGCGAGCTCGCGACGTTCGACTCCGTGATGATCGTGCACGCCGAGGACTCCCGCGCGATCGACCGCGCCCCCTCACCCGAGGGAGACGACTACGGCAAGTTCCTGGCATCGCGTCCCCGTGGTGCCGAGAACCTCGCGATCGCCGAGGTCATCGAGCGGGCGCGCTGGACGGGCGCCCGTGCGCACATCCTGCACCTGTCGTCGTCCGACGCCCTGGCGATGATCCGCAGCGCGAAGCACGACGGCCTCCGGCTCACGGTCGAGACGTGCCCCCACTACCTGACCCTCACCGCGGAGGAGATCCCGCTCGGGGCCACGCAGTTCAAGTGCTGCCCGCCGATCCGAGAGGCCGGCAACCGCGAGCTGCTCTGGGAGGGGCTCGAAGACGGCACGATCGACTTCATCGTCTCGGACCACTCGCCGTCGACGCTCGATCTCAAGGACCTCGACAACGGCGACTTCGCGGTCGCCTGGGGCGGGGTCGCGTCGCTGCAGCTCGGCCTCTCGCTGATCTGGACCGAGGCCCGTCAGCGCGGGCTGACGCTCGAGACCGTGGTGTCGTGGATGAGCGAGCGCCCCGCGCAGTTCGCCGGGCTCACCGGCAAGGGGCGCATCGCGCCGGGCTACGACGCCGACTTCTCGGTGTTCGCCGCCGACGATGCCTATGTCGTCGACGTGAACAAGCTGCACCACAAGAACCCGCTCACGCCCTACCACGGCAAGGCTCTGGCGGGTGTGGTGCGCAAGACGTGGCTGCACGGCGAGGTGATCGACTTCGAGACACCGCGCGGACGGCTGCTGCGCCGGGGCATGACCGATTGA